Within the Fibrobacter sp. genome, the region ACCCTTCAGCCCTGAATATGATAGGAAGGTTATCCGGTTGCGTGATGAATTCAACAGCGTTTCACTGGTTGGCTTTGCAGATCGATTTGAGGCATATATAAAGCTTCTCAGGAATGCAAAGAAATCAGCGGCAACTATTAACAGGCCGATAGAGATTGTAAGAGCGGCTTATCAAGTGGCTTATTCTTTGGGAATGGTAAAGGGAAACCCGATTACCAAAACCAGATTTCCGGAAATAAAAGAGATTCCCAGAGATATTTCTTTATCACTGGATGAAAAAAATAATCTGGTTGAAACAGCCCGGAATAATCCCAGAACTGTACACATTGCCGATGCCCTGAATTTCGCATTGCAAGTGCCGGTTAGAAAATCGGAGCTTGTAAATATGCGGGTAAAGGACATAGACTTGTTTTCAAAGTGCATCCGGGTACACAACGGAGAAACCAAAAACGACAGAGGGACAGATAAACCTATTCCCCCGGATATGATCGATTT harbors:
- a CDS encoding site-specific integrase — translated: MRDEFNSVSLVGFADRFEAYIKLLRNAKKSAATINRPIEIVRAAYQVAYSLGMVKGNPITKTRFPEIKEIPRDISLSLDEKNNLVETARNNPRTVHIADALNFALQVPVRKSELVNMRVKDIDLFSKCIRVHNGETKNDRGTDKPIPPDMIDFFVKRKKEGKPEEPVFCRIIKGDRKNRAGENYKVVSLGDFKRAWKTVKEDAGRPDIRFHDTRHISATDMVDAGTPERAVMDVAGWNTNMLANYYHRNNKKSLGLVQFKKSECEAVVKQVSQQGS